The stretch of DNA GTCGCCCCCCAGGTCGAGGCCCTCCACCCGGTCACTCAGCTCGCCCCGGGCGGTGAGGAACAGGATGCCCGCGTCCACCCCCGCCCCGCGCAGCTCCCGCGCCACCGAAAAACCGTCCAGGCCGGGCAGCATCACGTCGAGCACGATCAGGGGGTACTCGCCCAGCAGGGCTTCTTCCAGCCCCTCCGGCCCGGTCTGGCGCCAGGTCGCCGCGAACCCGGCCTCGCGCAGGGCACCCAGGGTGGGCTGCGCGATCCGGGGGTCGTCCTCGACGAACAGCAGCCGCATGGGCCCCAGTCTAGAGGGTGCGGTTAGGGGGCGGTTAACCCGAGAGGGCCCGGAGGAGGCCCCACACCAGCAGACCGGCGCCGACGAGCGCCAGCAGACCCAGTCCCGGGAGCAGCCAGGGCAGACGCCGCTGGAGGAGCGTGCTCCTGACCCGCGCGTCGGCCAACACGGGGGCGGGCAGTCCCCTCGCGGCCAGCGCCAGGATCGTCGGCACCACCAGCAGATCATCCCCCCACCCCGCCAGAGGCACCACGTCCGGCAGCAGGTCCACCGGGCTCAGCGCGTAGGCGAGCGCGAGCAGGGCGGCCAGCCGCGCCCTCGTGGGCGTTCGCCGGTCCCCCACCGCGAAGAGCAGC from Deinococcus apachensis DSM 19763 encodes:
- a CDS encoding YkvA family protein, which codes for MIARLRLFWRDALALLFAVGDRRTPTRARLAALLALAYALSPVDLLPDVVPLAGWGDDLLVVPTILALAARGLPAPVLADARVRSTLLQRRLPWLLPGLGLLALVGAGLLVWGLLRALSG